Proteins found in one Labrenzia sp. VG12 genomic segment:
- a CDS encoding DUF4167 domain-containing protein, translating into MLGRRNADRRSARENGRMRPGNQSNKRMRGRGRKGPNPLTRTYESNGPDVKIRGTAMHIAEKYQQLARDAQASGDRVMSENYNQHAEHYLRIVAAAQPQQQPNVQAPARNEAEDSNEVAAANGNGHANGADRAQPEAASSDGDVVDADSPQPFIEDMPVIDQEGKVNGAGQKAEAGDEQADDKPRRRTRTPRARTPRRAAEADSAGDDAAAGSTASGAEGAESPTAEAEDQPKPRRRTTRPRRTKAAEDAPVEVAPATE; encoded by the coding sequence ATGTTGGGTCGGCGTAATGCTGACCGCCGTTCCGCAAGAGAAAACGGCAGGATGAGACCAGGAAATCAGAGCAATAAGCGTATGCGCGGACGGGGCCGCAAGGGTCCGAATCCGTTAACCCGGACTTACGAATCCAACGGTCCTGATGTGAAAATCCGCGGCACGGCGATGCATATCGCGGAGAAGTATCAGCAGCTGGCCCGTGATGCGCAGGCATCCGGCGACCGGGTGATGTCTGAAAACTACAATCAGCATGCAGAGCACTATCTGCGCATTGTCGCCGCTGCCCAACCGCAGCAACAGCCCAATGTGCAAGCGCCGGCGCGCAACGAGGCCGAAGACAGCAACGAGGTTGCGGCAGCCAACGGCAACGGGCACGCCAACGGTGCGGACCGCGCCCAGCCGGAAGCTGCGTCCAGCGACGGTGACGTTGTCGACGCAGACAGCCCGCAGCCGTTCATCGAGGACATGCCGGTCATCGACCAGGAAGGCAAGGTCAACGGCGCTGGTCAGAAGGCGGAAGCCGGAGACGAGCAGGCTGACGACAAACCGCGCCGCCGGACCCGTACGCCGCGGGCACGGACGCCGCGTCGGGCGGCCGAAGCGGACAGTGCCGGAGATGACGCGGCAGCCGGTTCAACGGCAAGCGGTGCTGAAGGAGCTGAAAGCCCGACAGCAGAGGCAGAAGACCAGCCGAAACCGCGCCGGCGTACGACCCGGCCACGCCGGACCAAGGCCGCTGAAGACGCGCCTGTAGAAGTTGCACCGGCGACTGAATAA